Proteins from one Ipomoea triloba cultivar NCNSP0323 chromosome 1, ASM357664v1 genomic window:
- the LOC116016189 gene encoding probable GTP diphosphokinase CRSH, chloroplastic, with amino-acid sequence MLPTVTTTVKLNLPLISTNLLLFTTPLYPSSRPRPRRLLVSSSSSAEIIGSPEHPGGKMVAELVGAFNHLTHRMNTAALSTSSSRLLFKTLKLSIPLLQSLPLSPDGRSPLSKALSLALILADLQMDAEVISTGILLQVLEAGAISIYEVKGRIGTTTAHLLHESLRVNNISSKVQFLDNDNSTALRKFCLTYYDVRALILDLALKLDTMRHLGYLPRYKQQMLSLEVMKIHAPLAHAIGMNLLSVELEDLSFQYLFPYSYLYLDAWLRSHETGSKPLIDVYKEQLLNSLTSDAILAEMVDSISVEGRYKSRYSSMKKLLRDGRKLEEVNDILGLRVILSPASGKNESEVGVKACYRTREIVQSLWQEIPSRSKDYIAKPKANGYKSLHMAVDINENGHNRPLMEIQIRTSDMDMLAAGGTASHALYKGGLTDPEEARRLKAIMMAAAELAALRLKDLPSTNPKDLGVDNRDMVFHLLDKNGDGKISIEELMEVMEELGAQGEDAREMMQLLDSNNDGLLSSDEFDLFQKQIEFMRDLEYRDNHYKTLLNEKLQMTNSNVLI; translated from the exons ATGCTCCCCACAGTCACAACCACAGTTAAGCTCAACCTCCCCTTGATCTCCACCAATCTTCTTCTCTTTACCACTCCTCTGTATCCGAGCTCCCGCCCCAGGCCCCGCCGCCTGCTggtctcctcctcctcctccgccgaAATTATTGGCTCTCCGGAACATCCCGGCGGCAAGATGGTGGCGGAACTGGTGGGGGCCTTCAACCATCTCACCCATAGGATGAACACCGCTGCCTTGTCCACCAGCTCCTCCCGCTTACTCTTCAAGACTCTCAAGCTTTCCATCCCTCTTCTTCAATCCCTCCCTCTTTCCCCAGATGGCCGCTCTCCTCTTTCCAAGGCTTTGTCTCTTGCGCTCATCCTTGCTGATCTGCAg ATGGATGCAGAGGTTATCTCCACGGGCATTCTGCTACAAGTCTTAGAAGCAGGTGCTATCTCCATTTATGAGGTGAAGGGTAGGATTGGTACCACCACTGCTCATCTGTTACATGAAAGCTTGCGTGTTAACAACATTTCTTCCAAAGTGCAATTCCTTGACAATGACAACTCCACTGCATTGAGGAAATTTTGCCTTACATACTATGATGTCAGGGCTTTGATTTTAGACTTGGCTCTTAAGCTAGATACAATGCGGCATCTTGGTTACCTTCCCAGGTACAAACAACAAATGCTTTCTCTAGAGGTGATGAAGATACATGCTCCTTTAGCACATGCCATTGGAATGAACCTTTTGTCTGTGGAACTGGAAGATCTTTCTTTCCAGTATTTGTTTCCTTATTCTTATCTTTATCTGGATGCTTGGTTGAGGAGCCATGAGACAGGAAGCAAACCCCTGATAGATGTTTACAAGGAACAGTTGCTCAACTCCCTTACATCTGATGCTATCTTAGCAGAAATGGTTGATAGCATCTCTGTTGAGGGTCGGTACAAAAGTCGATATAGTTCCATGAAGAAACTTCTGAGGGATGGCCGTAAACTGGAAGAGGTAAACGATATATTAGGGTTGAGGGTCATATTGAGCCCTGCATCTGGCAAAAATGAGTCAGAAGTTGGGGTAAAGGCTTGCTACAGGACACGTGAAATTGTTCAATCATTGTGGCAAGAAATACCTAGTAGGTCAAAAGACTATATTGCCAAGCCCAAGGCCAATGGCTACAAGAGCTTACACATGGCTGTTGATATAAATGAAAATGGCCATAATAGACCACTGATGGAAATTCAAATACGCACATCAGATATGGACATGCTTGCAGCAGGTGGAACAGCATCTCATGCATTATACAAGGGTGGTCTTACTGATCCAGAAGAG GCAAGACGTTTGAAGGCAATTATGATGGCTGCAGCAGAACTTGCAGCTCTGCGTCTTAAAGATCTCCCCTCAACAAATCCTAAAGATCTTGGTGTTGACAATAGAGACATGGTGTTTCACCTTCTTGACAAAAATGGAGATGGAAAAATCAGCATTGAAGAACTTATGGAAGTGATGGAAGAGCTTGGTGCTCAAGGCGAAGATGCTCGAGAGATGATGCAGCTACTTGATTCAAATAATGATGGTTTGCTGAGTTCAGATGAATTCGATTTATTCCAAAAGCAG ATTGAATTCATGCGGGATTTGGAATATAGAGACAATCACTACAAGACCCTGTTAAATGAGAAGCTTCAAATGACAAATAGCAATGTTTTAATTTAG